The genome window TTTAAAGTTCCAATTTGATGTAACAATGACTTACACCGAGTTTAGCTACGCTGATTACTTGAATATAAATGGATGAACGTATTCCAAAGCCTAATTGGTGCGGCAAACAAACATCACAAAACATGGAGAATTCTTCTAGATCCCTAAATCTAAGACCTCACACGTTCATAAAAAGTCTTTTTTGCCGCTTGATCATTTCCGAAAAGCCATTGCACCACATTTTCATCCCACATATCATCTGCCTGCTCTGAATTAATAATGCCGCGCTCCATAGCAAGGTCTATTATTTTACCAGGGTAACTGCTCTGTTTTTCACTATCCATCTCTCCTAGCGGGTAGGGGTCATCGAGACCAACAAGAACCTGTTTTGCACCTTGATTCTCAACCAAAAGATGTAAAGAACCCGTATCATGAACCAGCGTGTCAAAGAAAATGTTAGGGTGTCCCACTGATTTTCTAGGATGTGTTTTCCCTTCAAATAAATCTGGTCGCCCATCAAAGCCTTGGATTCGACGTCCTAAATTCATTTGTGCTAGTTGTCCTCCATGCGCAAAGCACACCCGCATTCCTGGATATTTTTGAGCGTAGCCGTTCAACGTTAGAAAGTGGTAGGCGTCTGCACATTGAGCCAGCATCCAGATCAAGTGAAAACGCCAAGAAGTGTTTTGAAGTTTAATAAATTTCTCTCCATCATAAGGATGTATTTCTACAGCGAGATTTAGCTCGCTGGCCAACTCAAAAATAGGCTCGTTTTCTTCATCAAAAATGCACCGCCATTGACCTATCGTATCCATATAATGGGTCGGCAGGCAAAGTAGTTTCATTCCTAATACCTTAACACATCGTTCCATTTCCCATAAGGCTCCACGCACATAG of Nonlabens sp. Ci31 contains these proteins:
- a CDS encoding amidohydrolase family protein, giving the protein MNKKLRINGHSHLLPYPEQIPDFMREKGIFWVDPERKNMLQKDWSRPVTDSSFFLDEKLEWMDRYKIDHAVVLNLSQLYGNGLRLEEMKQALRFQNDFNAGVQRDHPSKFTCGFVVHPGYVRGALWEMERCVKVLGMKLLCLPTHYMDTIGQWRCIFDEENEPIFELASELNLAVEIHPYDGEKFIKLQNTSWRFHLIWMLAQCADAYHFLTLNGYAQKYPGMRVCFAHGGQLAQMNLGRRIQGFDGRPDLFEGKTHPRKSVGHPNIFFDTLVHDTGSLHLLVENQGAKQVLVGLDDPYPLGEMDSEKQSSYPGKIIDLAMERGIINSEQADDMWDENVVQWLFGNDQAAKKTFYERVRS